Genomic segment of Streptomyces alboniger:
GGGCCTGGACGTCGCACTGATCGAGAAGAACAAGCTCGGCGGCACCTGCCTGCACAACGGCTGCATCCCCACGAAGGCGCTGCTGCACGCCGGCGAGATCGCCGACCAGGCGCGCGAGGCCGACCAGTTCGGTGTGAAGGCCACCTTCGAGGGCATCGACATGGCGGCCGTCCACAAGTACAAGGACGACGTGATCTCGGGCCTCTACAAGGGCCTCCAGGGTCTCGTGGCCTCCCGCAAGGTGACGTACATCGAGGGTGAGGGCAAGCTCTCCTCGCCGACTTCGGTGGATGTGAACGGTCAGCGCGTCCAGGGCCGCCACGTGCTCCTCGCGACCGGCTCCGTGCCGAAGTCGCTGCCGGGCCTGGAGATCGACGGCAACCGCATCATCTCCTCGGACCACGGGCTGACCCTGGACCGCGTCCCGAAGTCCGCGATCATCCTGGGCGGCGGCGTCATCGGCGTCGAGTTCGCCTCCGCGTGGAAGTCCTTCGGGGCCGACGTCACGGTCATCGAGGGCCTCAAGCACCTCGTGCCGGTCGAGGACGAGAACAGCTCCAAGCTTCTTGAGCGCGCGTTCCGCAAGCGCGGCATCAAGTTCAACCTCGGCACCTTCTTCGAGAAGGCGGAGTACACGCAGGACGGCGTCCGCGTGACCCTCGCCGACGGCAAGACCTTCGAGGCCGAGGTCCTCCTGGTCGCCATCGGCCGCGGCCCGGTCTCGCAGGGCCTCGGTTACGAGGAGCAGGGCGTCGCCATGGACCGCGGCTACGTCCTCGTCGACGAGTACATGCAGACCAACGTCCCGACCATCTCGGCCGTGGGCGACCTGGTGCCGACCCTCCAGCTCGCGCACGTCGGCTTCGCCGAGGGCATGCTGGTGGCGGAGCGCCTGGCCGGACTCAAGCCGGTCCCGGTCGACTACGACGGCGTGCCCCGGGTGACCTACTGCCACCCCGAGGTCGCCTCCGTGGGCATCACCGAGGCCAAGGCCAAGGAGATCTACGGCGCGGACAAGGTCGTCGCCCTCAAGTACAACCTCGCGGGCAACGGCAAGAGCAAGATCCTCAAGACCGCGGGCGAGATCAAGCTCGTCCAGGTCAAGGACGGTGCCGTGGTCGGCGTCCACATGGTCGGCGACCGCATGGGCGAGCAGGTCGGCGAAGCCCAGCTGATCTACAACTGGGAAGCGCTGCCGGCCGAGGTCGCCCAGCTCATCCACGCCCACCCGACGCAGAACGAGGCGCTCGGCGAGGCCCACCTGGCCCTGGCGGGCAAGCCGCTGCACTCCCACGACTGACCTTCGGTCACTCGGGCGCGACGACCAGACTTTCCGCAATTTTCGTAAGGAGCAACTGAAACCATGGCGGTTTCCGTATCCCTTCCGGCGCTCGGCGAGAGCGTCACCGAGGGCACTGTCACCCGTTGGCTGAAGGCCGAGGGCGAGCGCGTCGAGGCCGACGAGCCGCTGCTCGAGGTCTCGACCGACAAGGTCGACACCGAGATCCCCTCCCCGGCCGCCGGCATCCTGGCGTCCATCAAGGTCGCCGAGGACGAGACCGTCGAGGTCGGCGCCGAGCTGGCTGTCATCGACGACGGCTCGGGCGACGCGGGCGGCTCCTCCGCCCCGGCGCAGGAGGAGGCCCCGGCCGCCCCCGCGCAGGAGGAGGCCCCGAAGCAGGAGGAGGCTCCCCAGCAGCAGGCCCCGGCCCAGTCCGGCGGCGCCGCCGAGGGCACCGAGGTCACCCTGCCCGCGCTCGGCGAGTCCGTCACCGAGGGCACCGTCACCCGTTGGCTGAAGGAGGTCGGCGAGGAGGTCGCGGCCGACGAGCCCCTCCTCGAGGTCTCGACGGACAAGGTCGACACCGAGATCCCCTCGCCCGTCTCGGGCGTTCTCCTGGAGATCGTCGTCGGCGAGGACGAGACCGCCGAGGTGGGCGCCAAGCTCGCCGTCGTCGGTGCGCCCGGTGCCGCCCCGGCCGCGAAGCAGGAGGAGGCCCCGGCCGCCCCCGCGCAGCAGGAGGCCCCGAAGCAGGAGGCCCCCAAGCAGGAGGCCGCCCCGGCTCCCGCGCAGCCCGCCGCGCAGGCGCCCGCCGCCCCGGCCCAGCCCGCGGCTCAGGCCCCGGCTCCGGCCCAGCCCGCGGCCCCGGCCCAGCCGGCCCCCGCCGCGCCCGCCGCCCCGGCGCAGTCCACCCCGGCCGACGACGGCGCCTACGTGACCCCGCTGGTCCGTAAGCTCGCGTCCGAGAACGGCGTGAACCTCTCCGAGGTCAAGGGCACCGGCGTCGGCGGCCGTATCCGCAAGCAGGACGTCATCGCCGCCGCCGAGGCCAAGAAGTCGGCCCCCGCGCCGGCCGCCGCCGCCCCGGCCGCCTCGAAGGCCCCGGCCCTGGAGGCCTCCCCCCTCCGCGGCCAGACGGTCAAGATGACCCGCATGCGCAAGGTCATCGGCGACAACATGATGAAGGCCCTGCACTCGCAGGCCCAGCTGACCTCGGTCGTCGAGGTCGACATCACCAAGCTGATGAAGCTGCGCGCCAAGGCGAAGGACTCCTTCGCGGCTCGCGAGGGCGTCAAGCTCTCCCCGATGCCGTTCTTCGTCAAGGCCGCCGCCCAGGCGCTGAAGGCCCACCCGGTCATCAACGCCCGGATCAACGACGACGAAGGCACCATCACGTACTTCGACTCGGAGAACATCGGCATCGCCGTGGACGCCGAGAAGGGTCTGATGACGCCGGTCATCAAGGGCGCGGGCGACCTGAACATCGCCGGCATCTCGAAGAAGACCGCCGAGCTGGCCGGCAAGGCCCGTGGCGGTGGCCTCACCCCGGACGACATGTCCGGCGCCACCTTCACGATCTCCAACACCGGTTCGCGCGGCGCCCTGTTCGACACGGTCATCGTGCCGCCGAACCAGGCCGCCATCCTCGGCATCGGCGCCACCGTCAAGCGTCCGGTCGTCATCAACCACCCCGACCTCGGCGAGACCATCGCCGTGCGGGACATGACGTACCTGTCGCTCTCCTACGACCACCGTCTGGTGGACGGCGCCGACGCCGCCCGCTACCTGACCGCGGTCAAGGCGATCCTGGAGGCCGGCGAGTTCGAGGTCGAGCTCGGCCTGTAGGCACAGCGCCCCGTGCGTCTGTAACACTCGTCTCATCAGCGCGTACGCCCTCGTCCGGAGTCCTCCGGGCGGGGGCGTCGCCGTATTGTCTAGGGGTCACACGCCCTTGGGGTCCGCAGCCCCTGCCGGAGGAGCTCTCATGACCGCGCCCGTCGTTCACTCGCTGCGCGAACAGATCCGCGAGCACATCGTGGAGGGGATCGTCAGCGGGCGCTGGAAGCCGGGCGAGCGCATCGTGGAGCGGCGGATCGCCGTGGAGCTGGAGGTCTCCCAGACCCCGGTGCGGGAGGCGCTGCGCGAGCTGGAGACGCTGCGGCTGATCGAGTCCGCGCCCAACAAGGGCGTACGCGTACGGAACTTGACGGCGGCGGACCTGGAGGAGAGCTACCCGGTGCGGGCGGGTCTTGAGGCGATCGCCGCGGAGCTGGCGGCGGAGCGGCTGGCCGAGGACTGCTCGGCGCTCGAACCGCACGTCGCCGCCCTCTACGAGGCGGACCAGGCGTCCGACGGCACCGGGCAGGTGCGGCACACCGTCGCCTTCCACCGTGAGCTGGTGCGGGCCGCCGACAACTCCGTCCTCCTGCACACCTGGGAGGGTCTCGGCATCGAGGTCTTCACCGCGCTGTCCATCCGCTGGCTGGGCACGGTCCAGCAGTCGTACGCGGAGGAGCACGAGGCCCTCGTCTCGGCGTTCCGGCGGCGTGATCCCGCCATTGCGGAGCTGGTGAAGGCGCACGTGCTGGGCTGCGCGCCGCGGGCCTGAGGCTGTGCTCATCCGTGGGCGCCGCCCCGCAGACGTGTTCCCACCTGCGTAAACCCTTCAAATCGAAGGCACCGCGTGCCCGCTTTACTGGCACCGGATGCCGACTTTCGCGATCTGGGGAAGTTTTTCGCTCAACGCTTTGATCGATCATCGATCACGGGCTTACAGTCATCGATGGCCCTGTGGCGGAGCCACACCAACGATTCCGCACCAGAGCCTCACGCCCTGTCCTGCCAAAGACACCGGGCACCCCCACCCCTTACCGAACAGGGGACCCCCTCCGACTCAGGAAGGCGGCGCAATGACCGACCCCTCCGCAATCCAGCCGAGCGAGCTCGACCAGCTCCCGGACCGCGACCCCGAGGAGACCGCCGAATGGCAGGCCTCTCTGGACGCCGTTACTCAGGCGGCCGGGCCGCACCGTGCCGCGTACCTGATGCGCCGCACGCTGGAGCGCGCCGAGGGCGCGGGCCTGGCGCTGCCGAAGCTCCTCGAGACCGACTACGTCAACACCATCCCCACCTCCGCCGAGCCGTCCATCGACGGTGACGAGGAGATGGAGCGGAAGATCACCGCGTGGAACCGCTGGAACGCGGCCGCGATGGTCACCCGCGGCGCCAAGCACGGCGTCGGCGGCCACATAGCGACCTTCGCGTCCGCGGCCTGGCTGTACGAGACCGGCTTCAACCACTTCTTCAAGGGCAAGGAGTCCGGCGAGGCCGCGGGCTCCGGCGACCAGCTCTACATCCAGGGCCACGCCTCCCCCGGCATCTACGCCCGCGCCTTCCTCGACGGTCGGCTGAACGAGACGCAGCTCGACAACTTCCGGCAGGAGGCGGGCGGCAACGGCCTGCCCTCCTACCCGCACCCGCGCCGCCTCCCCTGGCTGTGGGAGTTCCCGACGGTGTCGATGGGCCTCGGCCCGCTCTCCGCGATCTACCAGGCGCGCTTCAACCGCTACCTGACCAACCGCGGCATCAAGGACGTCTCCTCCTCGCACGTGTGGGCGTTCCTCGGTGACGGCGAGATGGACGAGCCCGAGTCGACGGCGGCCCTCGCACTGGCCGCGCGTGAGGGCCTCGACAACCTCACGTACGTCATCAACTGCAACCTCCAGCGCCTCGACGGCCCCGTCCGCGCCAACTTCCGCGTGGTGCAGGAGCTGGAGGCCCAGTTCCGCGGCGCCGGCTGGAACGTCATCAAGGTCCTGTGGGGCAACGCCTGGGACGAGCTGTTCCAGCTCGACACCACGGGCGCCCTGGTCCGCCGTCTGCGCGAGGTGCCGGACGCGCAGTTCCAGACGTACGCGACGCGCGACGCCGCCTACATCCGCGAGCACTTCTTCGGCGCCGAGCCCGCCCTCGTCGAGCTGGGCAAGCTGCTCACGGACGACAAGATCAGTGAGTGCTTCCACCTCTCGCGCGGCGGCCACGAGGCCCGCAAGGTGTACGCCGCCTACCGCGCGGCGCTCACCCACAAGGGCGCGCCGACCGTGATCCTCGCGCAGACGGTCAAGGGCTTCACCCTCGGCAAGGGCTTCGAGTCCAAGAACGCCAACCACCAGATGAAGAAGCTGACGGTGGACGAGTTCAAGGACATGCGCGACCTGCTGGGTCTGCCGATCCCGGACAGCGCGTTCGTCGACGGCCAGGTGCCCTACGGCCACCCCGGCGCCGACTCCCCCGAGGTCCGCTACCTCCAGGAGCGCCGCGCGGCCCTCGGCGGCCCGGCCCCGGCCCGCCGCACCCAGCCGCTGGCCCCGCTGCCCGCCGCCGCGGACAAGACGTTCGCGTCCTTCGACAAGGGCTCCGGCTCGCAGTCCGTGGCGACGACCATGGCGTTCGTACGCCTGGTGAAGGACCTCGTACGCGACAAGGAGACCGGCAAGCGCTGGGTGCCGATCGTCCCCGACGAGGCGCGCACCTTCGGCATGGAGAGCCTCTTCCCGTCGCTGGGCATCTACTCCCCCAAGGGCCAGACGTACGAGCCGGTCGACCGCGACCAGCTGATGTACTACAAGGAGGCCAAGGACGGCCAGATCCTCAACGAGGGGATCACCGAGGCCGGTTCCATGGCGGACTTCATCGCCGCGTCCACGTCGTACGCGACGCACGGCGAAGCGATGATCCCCTTCTACATCTTCTACTCGATGTTCGGCTGGCAGCGCACCGCCGACCAGATGTGGCAGCTCGGCGACCAGCTCGGCCGCGGCTTCCTCGTGGGCGCCACGGCCGGTCGTACGACGCTGACGGGCGAGGGCCTCCAGCACGCCGACGGCCACTCGCCGGTGATCGCCGCGACCAACCCGGCCGCGCTGACGTACGACCCGGCGTTCGCGTACGAGATCGCGGCGATCGTCAAGGACGGCCTGCGCCGTATGTACGGCGAGGCGGCCCCCGGCGAGGACCCGAACGTCTTCTACTACCTCACCGTCTACAACGAGCCGATGCCGCAGCCCGCCAAGCCCGCGGGCGTCGACGAGGGCATCCTGCGCGGCCTCTACCGCTTCAACACGGCGGAGTCGGCGGGCCTGGCGCCCGCGGCCGACGCCGCGCGCATCCAGCTGCTCGGCTCCGGCACGGCCATCCACTGGACCCTCGCCGCGCAGAAGATGCTCGCCGAGGAGTGGGGCGTGGCCGCGGACGTGTGGTCCGCGACGTCCTGGACCGAGCTGCGGCGTGACGCCCTGGAGGCGGACGAGGCGCTGCTGCGCGGCGAGGAGCGCATTCCCTTCGTGCGCCAGGCGCTCGAAGGCGCTCAGGGTCCCGTGCTCGCCGTCTCCGACTACATGCGTCAGGTCCCCGACCAGATCGCCCAGTGGGTCGAGCAGGACTACTCCTCGCTCGGCGCGGACGGCTTCGGCCTCTCCGACACGCGGGACGCGGCGCGCCGCCACTTCGGCGTCGACGCGGAGTCGATCGTCGTCGCGGCGTTGGCCCGGCTCGCCGCGCGGGGTGAGGTTCCCGCCTCGGCGGTGAAGGAGGCTCGGGCCAAGTACGGCCTGTAGGCAACCGGTACGTCGCGTCGGTGCGGGTCCCTGCCTGGGCGGGGGCCCACACCTGTGTGTGCGTGACGGCATCATGGGGCCATGCGCGCTGCCCGCCTCATCAAGATGGTGCTTCTGCTCCAGTCACGGCCCTCCATGACCGCCGCCGAGCTGGCGGCCGAGCTGGAGGTCTCCGAGCGCACCATCACGAGGGACGCGCAGGCCCTGTCGGAGGCGGGCGTCCCCGTCTACGCCGACCGCGGCCGGACCGGCGGCTACCGCCTCATCGGCGGCTACCGCACCCGCCTGACGGGCCT
This window contains:
- the sucB gene encoding 2-oxoglutarate dehydrogenase, E2 component, dihydrolipoamide succinyltransferase, coding for MAVSVSLPALGESVTEGTVTRWLKAEGERVEADEPLLEVSTDKVDTEIPSPAAGILASIKVAEDETVEVGAELAVIDDGSGDAGGSSAPAQEEAPAAPAQEEAPKQEEAPQQQAPAQSGGAAEGTEVTLPALGESVTEGTVTRWLKEVGEEVAADEPLLEVSTDKVDTEIPSPVSGVLLEIVVGEDETAEVGAKLAVVGAPGAAPAAKQEEAPAAPAQQEAPKQEAPKQEAAPAPAQPAAQAPAAPAQPAAQAPAPAQPAAPAQPAPAAPAAPAQSTPADDGAYVTPLVRKLASENGVNLSEVKGTGVGGRIRKQDVIAAAEAKKSAPAPAAAAPAASKAPALEASPLRGQTVKMTRMRKVIGDNMMKALHSQAQLTSVVEVDITKLMKLRAKAKDSFAAREGVKLSPMPFFVKAAAQALKAHPVINARINDDEGTITYFDSENIGIAVDAEKGLMTPVIKGAGDLNIAGISKKTAELAGKARGGGLTPDDMSGATFTISNTGSRGALFDTVIVPPNQAAILGIGATVKRPVVINHPDLGETIAVRDMTYLSLSYDHRLVDGADAARYLTAVKAILEAGEFEVELGL
- a CDS encoding GntR family transcriptional regulator; translation: MTAPVVHSLREQIREHIVEGIVSGRWKPGERIVERRIAVELEVSQTPVREALRELETLRLIESAPNKGVRVRNLTAADLEESYPVRAGLEAIAAELAAERLAEDCSALEPHVAALYEADQASDGTGQVRHTVAFHRELVRAADNSVLLHTWEGLGIEVFTALSIRWLGTVQQSYAEEHEALVSAFRRRDPAIAELVKAHVLGCAPRA
- the aceE gene encoding pyruvate dehydrogenase (acetyl-transferring), homodimeric type; the encoded protein is MTDPSAIQPSELDQLPDRDPEETAEWQASLDAVTQAAGPHRAAYLMRRTLERAEGAGLALPKLLETDYVNTIPTSAEPSIDGDEEMERKITAWNRWNAAAMVTRGAKHGVGGHIATFASAAWLYETGFNHFFKGKESGEAAGSGDQLYIQGHASPGIYARAFLDGRLNETQLDNFRQEAGGNGLPSYPHPRRLPWLWEFPTVSMGLGPLSAIYQARFNRYLTNRGIKDVSSSHVWAFLGDGEMDEPESTAALALAAREGLDNLTYVINCNLQRLDGPVRANFRVVQELEAQFRGAGWNVIKVLWGNAWDELFQLDTTGALVRRLREVPDAQFQTYATRDAAYIREHFFGAEPALVELGKLLTDDKISECFHLSRGGHEARKVYAAYRAALTHKGAPTVILAQTVKGFTLGKGFESKNANHQMKKLTVDEFKDMRDLLGLPIPDSAFVDGQVPYGHPGADSPEVRYLQERRAALGGPAPARRTQPLAPLPAAADKTFASFDKGSGSQSVATTMAFVRLVKDLVRDKETGKRWVPIVPDEARTFGMESLFPSLGIYSPKGQTYEPVDRDQLMYYKEAKDGQILNEGITEAGSMADFIAASTSYATHGEAMIPFYIFYSMFGWQRTADQMWQLGDQLGRGFLVGATAGRTTLTGEGLQHADGHSPVIAATNPAALTYDPAFAYEIAAIVKDGLRRMYGEAAPGEDPNVFYYLTVYNEPMPQPAKPAGVDEGILRGLYRFNTAESAGLAPAADAARIQLLGSGTAIHWTLAAQKMLAEEWGVAADVWSATSWTELRRDALEADEALLRGEERIPFVRQALEGAQGPVLAVSDYMRQVPDQIAQWVEQDYSSLGADGFGLSDTRDAARRHFGVDAESIVVAALARLAARGEVPASAVKEARAKYGL
- the lpdA gene encoding dihydrolipoyl dehydrogenase translates to MANDASTVFDLVILGGGSGGYAAALRGAQLGLDVALIEKNKLGGTCLHNGCIPTKALLHAGEIADQAREADQFGVKATFEGIDMAAVHKYKDDVISGLYKGLQGLVASRKVTYIEGEGKLSSPTSVDVNGQRVQGRHVLLATGSVPKSLPGLEIDGNRIISSDHGLTLDRVPKSAIILGGGVIGVEFASAWKSFGADVTVIEGLKHLVPVEDENSSKLLERAFRKRGIKFNLGTFFEKAEYTQDGVRVTLADGKTFEAEVLLVAIGRGPVSQGLGYEEQGVAMDRGYVLVDEYMQTNVPTISAVGDLVPTLQLAHVGFAEGMLVAERLAGLKPVPVDYDGVPRVTYCHPEVASVGITEAKAKEIYGADKVVALKYNLAGNGKSKILKTAGEIKLVQVKDGAVVGVHMVGDRMGEQVGEAQLIYNWEALPAEVAQLIHAHPTQNEALGEAHLALAGKPLHSHD